From the Nitrososphaerota archaeon genome, the window TGCTTGTTAAAGCAAGTTGCTGAATAATTTTCTCTTCCATTGAAACAAATTTCTTATATATGGATTCTTTTTCTTCAGTAATTATTTCATTTTGGGGATGAGTAAAACCATATCCAATATATTTTTCTATAGGATGATTTAATTTATTTTTTATAGTCATTATTATTTTCTGAGCTTCATTAATATGACATCCTTCGCTTGCTTTGATATAAAATTCTAATGGATAATTCCAAACTATATCAAGATTATGAGATTGTTCATCCACTTCACTTGGGTCAATTATTGGTGTTATTAAGATTGGAGAATCCATTTTTCCTCCTATTTTATCTGGAATATATAAATTTGAATAATTTATTAGAACATCAAGTAGTAGCATTATGCTATCCTCGTCTCCATCACAATCTCTTCTTTTTGCTGCATGCCACAATGGATGGGCAAAACATACATTTGATTCTGTAAAGCCAATTATTCTTCCTATTACTCCAACATATGTATGTGGTGATAATCCTACAACTAATTTTCCTATAAGATCTTTTGGTTTGCCGCATTTATAGTATGGTGGCATGTTACAAAGTTTTACTAAAATTTCATCTATGAACTTTGAAACTTTAACTAAATATTCAGCTGCTTTTAAAGGAAGTATTATATCTTGTATTTTCAATTCACATATTTGATTTTCTGATATAAGTGGATTACCATTTATATCATACAAATACCCTAATTCAATAAGTTTTTGAATTGGAGTATTTATTTCAGCTGGAGTAAAATGCGTTAAAGGAGCATTCGTAGAATCAAATCTCGTCGTCCCATCTTTATATACATATAAATCATATTTTGCTCTTAAAATTCCTTTTTCTAAAATTTCTGGACATTTTGTTTTACTTGTTAAGCCTTGAACTCCTTTAATTCTTGAAGGAATATAATTAATTTTAGAGAAAATATTTTTTAATTCTTCCTCAATATTTATTTGAAATATCTTAGAAAAAATTATTTTGCTTCCACATTTTATGCAATTCTCTATTTTTTGATCATTATACTCCTCACCACATTTTTCACATGTACCAAAGATAAAAGTAGGAGAATTACAGATAATACATTTATTCTTCCATGTTATTTCTCCGCATTTTATACATTTTCTTTTAGCAAGTTCAATACTTATTACTTTTCCATTTTTTGCAGCAGAAAGTATATCTCTTGTAGCTCCCCCCTCTAAACCTATTGGGAAAAGTACATTTGGTGGAGGAGACATTTTTCTAGGACCAGCTTTTTCAGGTCTGCCCATTCTAGCGCTTATGAAAGAACCTGCTTTCTCTCTAAATTTAAAACCTAATAAAGATGAAATTACATCGTATACATTTTTTTTACATTCAAATGAAATGTTTATCTCTCTTAATGGTAAAAGACAAAAAATTAATGATTTAAAATTATCAATTGAAGTTATTATCTTGTCTTCTTTAATATTATGTTCCATTAAAATTTTTTCAAAAATTTTTTTAATGTTTAAATCAAGCGGCAATTCTACGAATTTTTTTAATATTTTAAATTTTCTTTCTTTAATAATTTTTGAAAACCAACTCCTTAATTGAATAAATTCTTCGATTGAAATATTTTCCCAAAAAAATAAATAATTGGGATGAAGAGTAATTTTCAATGAATAACTTATTTTTATAGCCTCTTCTATAGATGGTTTAAAATTAAAAGGATGATTAATCAATGATATTAAACGATTTTTTTGAATTAATAATTTTTTGGATACTTCATCATATGTTTTAAATTCATTTTCAATTTTATTTTTAAGTTCCAAAGCCCACCATTCTTCACAATATCCCGGTGGTCTTAAAGTAGCATTATTTTCTATGATATCACCAATAGAAATTAATACATCACCTAAGAAAAGTATTTTATCTATTTTTTCAGAATATTCATTAAATTTACTAATCGTATCTAATTTAATTACATCTCCATTATTTGTTAAAACTATTGGTGGATGAATTGAAGATACAGGCGATATTGTAGCGCCCTTTCCTGGATAATCAATCTTTATTTGTGTCCCTGTTACTAAATATCCTTTAAGAATTTTAATTGTTATTGGATGCAAGCCTATAGTAGCCATTCCTGTCCCTCTAGCCCTTCCATACCTAATTCTTAACCCACCAAAAATATTTGATGAACTAAATACAGGTCTACCACCTACAACTTCTTCTAAATATTCTTCTATTCCATGCCCCTCATTTGAAGCATTTATTCCCTCTTTTATTAATGTTTCAATCCAATCCCATCCAGTTAAATTCATATCTCTAACAATTTTCAAAACTTTTCTAGATCTTCCAATAATTCCATCATTTACAACTCTTAAAGCACCACCTCTAAGATAATTTGTTTCTATTCTTGGTAAATTTCTAAAAGAGGGAACTAAAATTTTATCTGTTGGAATACCTGTAATTTCTATAGGAACATTTCTTAAAGCTATTTCAATAAGTTTTTCCATTATTGGAAATTGAAAACGAGAAACTCTTCTACTATATATTCTAAGTTCTTCTATAAAGCGCCATATTTCTTCATTTGTTGGAATATATTTCGATAAACCAAATAAACGACGTATGTAATCAGCTAAAACAATCACTACTGCAAGCTCAGTTCCACCAGCAGATCTTATTGGTCCAGCAAAATATACTGCTAAATAATTTGAACCATCAAGATTCTTTTTTATTTTTACCCCAGCTATACCTTCTGAAGGAGCAGCTGTAATACATGGAGGTGTAAGAACAGCTAAAGCTGTTGAAAGAGCTTGATGAATAATTTCTTCGTCATTCTTTTTCCCAAGTAAACTATATACAATGTATTCAGCAATCTTAAATGCAAGTAAATCCCTAGTAATTTTCTTACTCAATTCTCTTATTTTTTCAGCAATCTTTGGTGGACCTACTAAAAATTCAACTCTTTCAGCAGAATCATAAGCATATTTTACTTCTACTTCATTAGTTGGAGAATTAAGAATACTTCTAACTTTATTAGCTATATCATAACATTCTTTAGCTTCCTTTAAAATCATTGAGAAATATTCTTGATACAAAGACATTTCCATTGTCTCATTTAAATTTATTTATTGCTTCGATTATTTTGAAAAGTTTTTCAGGATATTCTTCAGCAATAGTTCCAGTAACTATAGCATTTGCTCCTGCTTTAACAAGCTCTAAAGCTGTAGCAGAATCTCTTATTCCTCCACCAACGATTATTGGTATTTCTACAGCTTTTTTAACGGTACTAATGGTTTTTGGTGGAATCGGCTCTCTTGCTCCTGAACCTGCTTCAAGATATACAAATCTCATTCCAAGATATTGAGCTGCTAATGCATATGTAACAGCTACCTCTCCATGAGATGGTGGAAGAGAAATAACTCTTCCCATTGCAGCAACGGCTGTATCACTATTAAAAACTATGTATCCTAAAGGTATAGGCTCAATATTATACTTTTTAACTAATAATGCTCCTTGAGCTTGAGCACCAATTATATAATACCATTCAACAGAATTTAATAAAGACATAAAGAAAATAGCATCAGCATATTTACTTACTGCATTAATATTATTTGGAAAAACAATTATTGGAATATTGATATTTTTTTTAATTTCTTTTATAAAGTTATCTATTTCTTCTGTTGAATATATTGTTGATCCTCCTACCATTATTGCAGAAGAACCGTAATTTTCTACCTCTTTTGCTAATTTGCAAGCAAATTCAATATTAATATTTTCAGGATCCATTAAAGTTAAATGTATAGGGCCTTCTCTCATTTTCTCATAAAGATATTTCTCAACTTTCCCGATCTTAATTTCAAACATTTTTATCACTCCTTTTTAGATATTCTTCATCTTAATATTTTTTTAAGTTTTTTCAATATCTATACTAGTAACTTTTTTCGTAACTCTATCATACCACTCACAATAAGCATCTACTGGCAAATAATTTGGATATATTTTAATTTGTTCTTCTACTCCACATTTCATACATTTAACAATAGCATATTCGTCTCCTTTATTATAGCTTATGCTAACAGATTCTTCATTACATAATGGACAAATAAATATTGTTGGAAGAGGTTTTACAACTTTCCTTTTTACAACTTTCCTTCTACGACGCCCCAATCTTAACACCTTTTCTATTTTAGTAAAAAAGGTATTTATACAAATATATAAGTTATAAGTTAAAGTTTTTAAAGTGAATATTTAAAATTTAAATAATCCCCTCATAGAATAATAACTTTAGTTAATAAAGCCGGGGTCGCCTAGTGGTTATTAAAAAACCAAAAATGGCGGGGGCCTCGAGATCGTACATAAGTTAGCCTCTGGCTTTGAAAAAAAGCCTCGTGGGTTCAAATCCCACCCCCGGCGTTACCTTTGAAAAATAAAAAACAATATCATTAAATAATCTATGAAAATTGTTTTAATAAATTTTAGTTTATTTAATTTACTTAAATGACTAATGACTTTTTTTAGTAAATAATTGCTGCATAAAAAACTAATGCTTCCTATATTCCCAATTCTCTTTCGAATTTTTGTTTTTGAGATTTATATTCTTCTTCTTTTATTTCTCCTATTTTATATTTTATTTCTACTTTTTCCATTTGCTTTTTGATTCTTCTATATTCCTCCATTAAACTTCTAACATTTTCAAGTGTCTCATTTAATTCTTTTAATATTTTATTAATTTTTTGCTTATCTAATCCAAGTGATGGAGCATCCTTTTGGAATTTTTCTATTTTTTCAACAAGTGTTGCCTCAAATTGAGGTATATCTGCAAGTTTTATTTTAAATGGATTTTGAAGTATGCTTTTCTTAGGTTTAAGACGTGAAATTTCTCTATCTAACTCAAGTTTCATTGTAATATAATCCTTATCACGTATTTCTCCAACTTCATGTCTTATTTTTAATTCATCAAGTTTCATTGTTAAATTCTTAAGTTCTTCTTCAACATTTTTAAGTTCTTTAATTCTTTTTTCCTCTAATTTTTCTAATTTTGTTTGATATTCATTAAATAATTCTAAAAATATATCAGCTCTTGCCTCATTATTAAGAAATAAATCTATAAGTTTTAAACGCCAATTATGTATTAAAGCTAATTGGTCTATAAGTTTTTGAACATCTACTTCTTCTAATGGTATAGCTTCTGCTGGAATTAATGAAGGAGGTGTTATTTTGGCTTCTTCAAAAGATGGTTTTTCAATTAATTCTTCTTTTCTTTCTTCTAATTCCTCTTCTTTTTCCATAGGTTTTTCAATTTCAATTTTTTTAGGTAATTCAGCTCCACAAAACATGCAATATTCTCCAATTATTGTAAGTTGCCCACAATTAGGACATACTATTCTCTCGGGTTTTTCACTTTCACTCATTTTAATCACTTTCTTAATATTATTAGGTAAATAAATGTTTTTTCTTAAAATAATTTTTTATATTATTTTTTGGTATTACTTAAATAATATAATTAACATTTTTATTATGAAATGTATATTTCAGCACCTAGGTTTTTCAAAATATTTAATATCTCACCATAACTATTTATAAATAAATTCGCCTCAATTATTTCGATTTTAGTTTGAAGTATATAAGCAATTAATAAACATGTAAGTGCTATTCTATAATCTTCATGAGCATTTAATTTAGCTGGAAATAATTTTTCTCCTTTTAAATAAATCGTTTTTCCATCAAAATGCATTTCCACTCCTATTTTCCTAAGTTCTATTTCTAGTAATTTAATCCAATCTTTATCAATATAAGTGTTATCAATATTTTTTATTATACTCCATTTATTTGAGAGGCAACCTAAAGCAATTGCTATTGGTGTTAAACTTGGGGCTTCATAAGAATTAAAGCTTATTGGTTTAAATTCGCTACTTCTACTATCTACTTCTAAAAAATCTTTTTCTATAATTACTTCAACCCCCTGTTGTTTAAGTAAATCTATTATTATCTTCTCTGGTTGAAAACTTTCCACTTTTAAAGAGTTAGCTCTAATTAATGAATGTGAAATGGATGCTATAGAGAGTATTATTGAAGATGAAAAATAACTTCCATCAATTGTCTTTTCTATTGGTTTAAAATTTTCTTGGGGAGGTATAATTAAAGTATTTTTTTCTTCATCTATATTTATCCTTGCTCCTACTTCTTCAATTGTTTTTAAGGTAAATTTAAAAAGTGGATTTTTAAATAATTCTTTAGATATTTTTAATTCAATGTTATTTTTATTATCTTTTAATAAAGATAAAATTATTCCTGAAACAAGATATTGATTAATTTTTTCATTAATTTTAATTAATTGTTTTTTATTTATAGGCCCCTCTATTTCTATAAGTTCCTTTTTTCTATATCTTTTTTCTATTTCAAAAGTTTGCATTAATTGATTTATTAATTTTAGTATAATTTCCTTTTTTCCATTAAAAAAAGTCCTTCCATATGCTAGAGTTGATAAAGGTATTATAAAACCAGCAGTAATTTCAGAAAAACCTACATTTATATTTTCTTTTGGCTCTTCAAATCTTTCTTTTCCGATAATTGTTAAACTATTATTTTCTTCAAAAAATTCTATACCATAATTTTCTAAAGCATTTTCAACAATCTTTACTTCTAAACTTTTTGATGGATTATTTATTTTTGATTTATCGTTTATAAATGAAGATAAAATAATATATTCTATAGTATCAATTTCTGAGGGAGGCGCATTAAAAGAACCTGTTATTGTCTTTTCACCATCTATAACTAATGTTCTCATTTTCTACTATTTTATATTTTTCAGAAATAAAAATTTTTTAACTATTTTACTAAATAGGATTGTCTCTAGTAAGTAGAAACTTTTTAAACTAGTCAAATTATTCTAAAGAAAAGTTTAAGAATATTTTATGGTTGTATAAAATGCTTAAAAAAAGTCTTACAAAAGAAGAATTCATTAGAATAATAAACTTATGTGAAAATATAGAGAAAAGTGGTATTGATCCTTTTTCAATTAAAGTTTCAGATTTACTTTCTCATCTGAGAAAAATATTAGAAAAATCAAAAGATATCGAGGAAATAGTGTTGGATGCTGAGACACTTTATAAAATTTCTCTTCTTATTGCTTATCAAAGTAAATGGTTAAAACAAAAAGTTTCTTCTTTATTTATTGATTATCAACTTTTAGCAATTAAAATTTCTACTTCAAGTATTGAAGATATAACTTTAGCTTTTTTAAAAGCTTGGAATCCTATAATATCTTTAGAACAAATTACTCCGTATAGATTAAGACAAGGAATAGAATATTTTATAAGTTTACCAAGTAGAGAAAAGAAAGCGATTTTTTCAGAAAAATTAAGTGAAAAAGAATTAAGTGAAGCTATTAAAAAACAATTAATTGATGAAAAACTTTTTGAAGAGAATCTTGAAAAAATTTATCAAGAACTTTTAGAAAAAGCCTCTAAAAAAGAAGAAATAAATTATTGGAATTTTATTATAGGAAAAGATTTTAAAGAAACAATAGAAAGAGCATATTTACTAAGTTTTCTTATATCTACTGGAAGGGTAAAAGTAAAAATAGATCCATTAAGTGAAAAAATAATTATTAAACCATTAGAGAAAAAAATTGAAAATAAAATAACTTCTTCATTGCCAATAGTTATTAATAAAGAGATTTTAAAAAAGAGAGTTAAGTATTCTTAAAAATTTAAAAATAGAATATTTAAATGAAAAATTTTAGGAAATAGTTTATTATTGTTTCATATTGTTCATAATAGTTTATTTTTTAAAAAATAGCAATAAACGTTGCTTAAACGAAATATTTAAATATAATAAAATGCAATAAAATATAGATAAATAATGAATATTTTCTATATATTTTCTAAAAAAATTATTGAAATATTTAAGATAAGTAAAAAAAACAAATCAAGAATTGGAACAAGTCCAGTAGTAAGTAACGTAATACTTGCCTCTACCACTCTTTTAATAGGATTCATTATGATAGGATCCACAATGAATTGGTCTGTAACAACTAGTATGGAATATAAAATTGCTACAGAAAAAGCTATTGCAAGTCAAAAATCCAATATGATTATAGAACATGTTCAAATAATTAATAATAAAGCATACATTTATTTATACAATATAGGTAAAATTCCTTTAAGAATAGTATGCGTTAATATTTATAAGTTAGGAGAAGCACCCCCTCCTCCAAATTATGAATTAAAAACATTTACGGATGGAAAAACTTTACTGGATATAAATGAATTTAAATGCTTAATTGAAGATATAGATTCCTCACTTATAGGCAATAGTTTGGTTATTAGAGTATATGCTATAGCACTCACTCTTTTCGATCCTAATAATCCTGGAAAAAATATTGAATGGGGTATAAAAATTGATTATTTCTATAATGTGTAAAAAGAAAAGGGCAATATCAAATATTATTGCTGCTATAATAATGTTTGCTATCCTATTTTCTATTATCATACCTTTAATTTTTTATATCCAAAGTGAGAATGTTTTATACAATTCTGCTGTTATCGAAAGAAGAGAATTAGATTATTATAGATCAAAAGAAGATCTGGAAGTTCATGCTTATGAAGATTTAAAAGATAAAAATAAAATAAAAGTTGAAGCATATAATAGGGGGGATATTTCTGTAATTATTGAACGTATATGGGTTATTGATAGAAATTTAGGTTTAGATGGAATATATGTTTTTGAAAATAATAGTGATTGCACGCCAGATCTACCCTATTTATTAAATCCTAGAGAAAAAGTTGTGACTTTTGATACTGGTGTAAGAGCACAAGTAGATCATTTTTATGATATTAAAATAGTTACAAAAAGAGGAAACATATATATTCCAAAAGAAAGTCCATTACATGGTGGACATGGTGGAAATCCAGCAACCTATGCTTATTCTCTCATAGTTACAATTGTTAATATGCATCCTGGTACTACTTATAATTTCACATTAGTGGGAAATGTGCCTTATTCTCCTTATACTTTAATTTACAAAGCAACAGCTAGTGTGAAAGATATTTCTATGAGCTTTGGTGTTAATGCAGGAGAATACACTTTATACATGTCTGATGGAGCTGGTTGGGAAATTACAAAAAATATCTTAGTTCCACAAACATTAGCTGTTGTAATGGATTGTTCTTCTTCCCATATAATGTATGGTTTAGAGGTTACAATATATTCTTATCCTAAAAATCCACTTAAGCTTGATTCTATATTTACTATTAGAGCAAAAATAAAAAATACAGGATATTCAACTCTTGATGTAATTGCTACCTTAAAAACTAATTCCACATGGGAGATTATTTCAGAAAAAGAACAATATGTAGAAGATCTTAAAAGCATGGAAGAAGCAATTATTTCTTGGGATGTAAAAGTTACAACTCTTGGGAAATATGGTTTTTGGGTTGTAGCCGATAGCATAGAATCAAATGCTGTTATTATCGAAGCTAAAAAATAATTCTAATAGATTTAATAAAAAGAAAATTATTTTAAAAACGCTAAATATTTTCTTAGATTCTAAAAACGAAGAAGTTAAATAGTAGCATAAATTAAATATTTTAAAAGATGATTAATGAGCAAAAAGGAAATTAAAAAAGAAGATTTGAGAAGAAAACTTTCAATAGCTACAGCTATGTTACTTTTTTCATCTCATAGATTGCCAGGAGTAAGAGGTTGGGAATTAAAAAAGAGATTAGGAAAAAAGTATATGAAAATAATAGAAGTACTTAATAATTATTTAAATAATATTGGTTTACAAGTAAAAATTGTTTTTGAGGATGAAGAAAAATTTGTTTTAAATGAAGAAAATCTTGAAAAAGCAAGATTTTATATTACTTTAGCTAAACCATTAACTATTTCTGAAGTTAAAGGTTCAGGATGGAGAATAGAAGATGTAGCAACATTAGCAATAATAATAACAATAATATCTAGTAAGGGGGGGAAGGCATCTTTAAGTGAAATAAAAGATGTTTTATCAACAAAATTGCCAAAATGGAAAATTGAGTCTGCAATTGAAAAATTTATTAGAAAAGGTTATATTCAAATATCTGAAGAAAATATTGTTTATTTAGGATGGAGAGCTAAAGCTGAAATAGATCAAAAAGAATTATTGAAATCTATGCTTAATTTAGAAATAAAACAATTAAATGAAGGTAAAAATGAAGATGAAAAATTTACTTAAACATTCTTTTTAAAGCTTTTCTCTCAGCCTCAATTATTAATTCTATAAGTTTATCACTAAATTTATTTTCTTTTTTAAGTATTTCAATAATATCTTTTATTTCAAGATTTTTACCACAAAGTGCAATAGCAGCTGCTTTACCATATTTTTCAATTAATAAAGATATTTTCTTAATTTTTTTAATCAATCTTTTTTCATTATTGTTTATTGGTTTTCCTTTTCTTGAAATTAAACCATATAATTCTTCAATTTCAATATTATTAAGACAAGCGATTTTTTTTGAACCACAATTTGGACAATTTATAATATCTTCAATATCTTTTAAATATCTTCTTTCATAATATTTCCAACAATTAGAACATATTAAAAGCGTCGATTCACTTAAAAGCCTAGCTTTTACAGCTTTTAATATTAATCCTTGCATTCTTTCTGAAGTAGAAAATTCGAATTCTTTTTTATATTTATTCAACGTTAATGATGCTAATGGTGAAGGAGAATCAAGTTTTACAATTTTTATATCAAATTTTCTATCTGCAATATCTTTTAAAAATTCACTTGCTCCATTTATATCCATATCATAATTTGCAACACTTCTTAAAGCTTCTTCATAAATTGGCGTATCTTTTACAGCTTTAACAATTTTAGATATAGGTATATCTAATAAGCTTGCCTCTTTTAAAATAACACCCATTTTTCTAGCAATATGTACAACTCTTTTTCTAAAGAAACCTGAAGAAACTATCGCAGGAATTATTATTTCTGGAATATTTTCCATTGCAACCTCTTTAATTATCTCTAAAATATCTTCTGGCTCTATATTTGGAGAATGAAAAATAATTCTATAAGGGTCTTGCTGAGAAGCTACTGGAGCTGATATTTTTTCTGATATATAGTATGCTATAAGTCTAGAGATTGCTCTATTTATTCTTAATCCTCCATGAATGTGAAGCACAATATTTTCTTTAAATTTTTCTAAAACAATTGTTTTATCAGATGGAACTGGAATATTAAGCTTTACATGTTTCAAAACTTCTTTTAATCCTCTGAAAATTGTTTTAAAATTAATGTTATATCTTTTTGATATATCTAAGCAAATATCTTTATATTTTTCTCCACTCAATAATCTTTCTTCAACCTCTCTTCTTATTTTTCCAACTTCCTGAGCAACTTCTTTTGGAACAGGAATTTCTTCACCAACCCAAAAAGGTATTGCTCCTTCGAAATCTTCTTCAGGTAGTACATAAATTTTCTCACCAGAAGCATCTACTATTCTCCATGCTTTACTTGCTAAAATAAATTTTGTATTTATATCGCCATACTCAGATATGAATTCCTCATCTAATATTCCTATTGGTTCATTATT encodes:
- a CDS encoding DNA polymerase II large subunit, with translation MSLYQEYFSMILKEAKECYDIANKVRSILNSPTNEVEVKYAYDSAERVEFLVGPPKIAEKIRELSKKITRDLLAFKIAEYIVYSLLGKKNDEEIIHQALSTALAVLTPPCITAAPSEGIAGVKIKKNLDGSNYLAVYFAGPIRSAGGTELAVVIVLADYIRRLFGLSKYIPTNEEIWRFIEELRIYSRRVSRFQFPIMEKLIEIALRNVPIEITGIPTDKILVPSFRNLPRIETNYLRGGALRVVNDGIIGRSRKVLKIVRDMNLTGWDWIETLIKEGINASNEGHGIEEYLEEVVGGRPVFSSSNIFGGLRIRYGRARGTGMATIGLHPITIKILKGYLVTGTQIKIDYPGKGATISPVSSIHPPIVLTNNGDVIKLDTISKFNEYSEKIDKILFLGDVLISIGDIIENNATLRPPGYCEEWWALELKNKIENEFKTYDEVSKKLLIQKNRLISLINHPFNFKPSIEEAIKISYSLKITLHPNYLFFWENISIEEFIQLRSWFSKIIKERKFKILKKFVELPLDLNIKKIFEKILMEHNIKEDKIITSIDNFKSLIFCLLPLREINISFECKKNVYDVISSLLGFKFREKAGSFISARMGRPEKAGPRKMSPPPNVLFPIGLEGGATRDILSAAKNGKVISIELAKRKCIKCGEITWKNKCIICNSPTFIFGTCEKCGEEYNDQKIENCIKCGSKIIFSKIFQINIEEELKNIFSKINYIPSRIKGVQGLTSKTKCPEILEKGILRAKYDLYVYKDGTTRFDSTNAPLTHFTPAEINTPIQKLIELGYLYDINGNPLISENQICELKIQDIILPLKAAEYLVKVSKFIDEILVKLCNMPPYYKCGKPKDLIGKLVVGLSPHTYVGVIGRIIGFTESNVCFAHPLWHAAKRRDCDGDEDSIMLLLDVLINYSNLYIPDKIGGKMDSPILITPIIDPSEVDEQSHNLDIVWNYPLEFYIKASEGCHINEAQKIIMTIKNKLNHPIEKYIGYGFTHPQNEIITEEKESIYKKFVSMEEKIIQQLALTSMLSSIKTNEVAEKILLSHLLPDIIGNARAFFSQSFRCSKCNTKYRRLPLTLKCEKCGKELLQTVSRKSIEKYVNIISSFLEKYTLNEYVKDHVLLTLENIKSSFKEDYEKISKMEKITTQISLEDFV
- a CDS encoding geranylgeranylglyceryl/heptaprenylglyceryl phosphate synthase translates to MFEIKIGKVEKYLYEKMREGPIHLTLMDPENINIEFACKLAKEVENYGSSAIMVGGSTIYSTEEIDNFIKEIKKNINIPIIVFPNNINAVSKYADAIFFMSLLNSVEWYYIIGAQAQGALLVKKYNIEPIPLGYIVFNSDTAVAAMGRVISLPPSHGEVAVTYALAAQYLGMRFVYLEAGSGAREPIPPKTISTVKKAVEIPIIVGGGIRDSATALELVKAGANAIVTGTIAEEYPEKLFKIIEAINKFK
- a CDS encoding transcription elongation factor 1 family protein, with product MGRRRRKVVKRKVVKPLPTIFICPLCNEESVSISYNKGDEYAIVKCMKCGVEEQIKIYPNYLPVDAYCEWYDRVTKKVTSIDIEKT